A region of Paenibacillus thiaminolyticus DNA encodes the following proteins:
- a CDS encoding ABC transporter substrate-binding protein, whose protein sequence is MRQKWKAAILLLAVISMLGGCFAEKPVLEELGPDGKGKIKVLYYDEESFFKEFGSPFNLSYPNIELEVVSTAPIGREMQVNGTTYEEEYIKHIEKNKPDVLIVSRRDLFDKLAEEGKLYNLEAIIEQEKFDLEGYLPGFVDLLRERGGGSLYGLAPYFSTSVIFYNADLFREHHIELPRNRMSWKELLELASRFAEYGSEDDPIYGLVNQYGRADSIFFDVAESLSLRLFDAKGEKTTFNTDGWKEAMELTANAIRGKAVFSTLLEPRFRYGEVDVNQSENFFQGKVAMVLGTPWFMHELTEYPKYDKEASPIDWGIVTAPVDPGNPDQSQYVSLRDEFAILADSPNKRAAWEFVKYVNGPERAKAASRSLRDLRDELPTRGEYMKELDGKSLEPYFMLRPKASSGTVWGGPNVKIPPGFYWNFTNLIKQELRDMIENNKPAEAAVARIDEEGNAILKQEREREKAEAEEMRRKALENAAKK, encoded by the coding sequence TTGAGACAGAAATGGAAGGCGGCCATTTTGCTGCTTGCGGTGATTTCTATGCTGGGGGGCTGCTTCGCCGAGAAACCGGTGCTCGAAGAGCTGGGGCCAGATGGCAAAGGGAAAATCAAAGTGCTCTATTATGACGAAGAGAGCTTCTTTAAGGAATTTGGCAGCCCATTTAATTTGAGTTACCCCAATATTGAGTTGGAGGTGGTAAGCACCGCTCCAATTGGACGGGAAATGCAGGTCAACGGCACGACCTATGAGGAAGAATATATCAAGCATATCGAGAAGAACAAGCCGGATGTTCTGATTGTGAGCAGACGCGACCTGTTCGATAAGCTGGCGGAGGAAGGCAAGCTGTACAACTTGGAGGCGATTATCGAACAGGAGAAGTTCGATCTTGAAGGCTATTTGCCCGGGTTCGTCGATTTGCTGCGGGAACGCGGGGGCGGCTCGCTATACGGTCTGGCGCCGTACTTTTCGACCTCGGTCATTTTCTATAATGCCGATCTGTTCCGAGAGCATCACATTGAACTGCCGCGCAACAGGATGAGCTGGAAGGAGCTGCTCGAACTGGCGAGCCGGTTTGCGGAATACGGTTCCGAAGACGATCCGATCTACGGGTTGGTTAATCAGTACGGACGAGCCGACAGCATTTTTTTTGATGTAGCCGAGAGCTTGTCGTTGCGGCTGTTCGATGCGAAAGGGGAAAAAACCACGTTCAATACGGACGGTTGGAAGGAAGCGATGGAGCTGACAGCCAACGCGATTCGCGGCAAAGCGGTTTTTTCGACGTTGTTGGAACCGCGATTCCGATATGGTGAGGTTGATGTTAATCAGAGCGAGAATTTCTTCCAAGGCAAGGTCGCGATGGTGCTCGGAACGCCCTGGTTCATGCACGAGCTTACGGAGTATCCGAAATATGATAAAGAAGCAAGCCCAATCGATTGGGGCATCGTGACCGCCCCTGTCGATCCAGGGAATCCGGATCAATCACAGTATGTGTCTCTTCGCGACGAATTCGCTATCCTGGCCGATTCCCCGAACAAGCGGGCTGCTTGGGAATTCGTGAAGTATGTGAACGGTCCGGAGAGGGCGAAGGCCGCTTCCCGTTCCTTGAGGGACTTGCGGGACGAGCTGCCGACAAGAGGGGAGTACATGAAAGAACTGGACGGCAAGAGCCTGGAGCCTTACTTTATGCTGAGACCGAAGGCATCGAGCGGAACGGTATGGGGCGGACCGAACGTGAAGATCCCGCCGGGCTTCTACTGGAACTTCACGAATCTGATTAAGCAGGAGCTGAGAGACATGATCGAGAACAATAAACCGGCCGAAGCCGCCGTGGCCAGGATCGACGAAGAAGGCAACGCTATCCTCAAGCAAGAACGAGAGAGAGAGAAGGCGGAGGCAGAGGAGATGCGGAGGAAGGCGCTAGAGAATGCCGCGAAGAAGTAA